A portion of the Cellulophaga algicola DSM 14237 genome contains these proteins:
- a CDS encoding CBS domain-containing protein, whose product MNIQSHIITTLPVFKLEGAMKDVVKFFKETTYSHIAIVEDEKFLGVISENDMEVFDVSSKIEEYRFNLESVFVTVDTSWLDVLESFARNDANIVPVLDGNSLVVGYYLLTDIVTVFIDTPFFTEPGGILVIAKGVKDYSFSEIAQIVESNNTKLIGGFITDSRNDVIQVTLKIGASNLNEIIQTFRRYNYTILFGNNDDQFLEDLKERSDYLNKYLNV is encoded by the coding sequence ATGAATATACAATCACATATAATAACTACGCTTCCAGTGTTTAAATTGGAAGGCGCTATGAAAGACGTTGTGAAATTTTTTAAGGAGACCACGTATTCACATATTGCCATCGTGGAGGATGAAAAATTTCTAGGGGTTATTTCTGAGAATGATATGGAGGTTTTTGATGTTTCAAGTAAAATTGAGGAGTATAGGTTTAATCTGGAGTCAGTTTTTGTGACGGTAGATACTTCATGGCTAGATGTATTAGAGTCTTTTGCAAGGAATGATGCTAATATAGTTCCTGTTTTAGATGGAAACTCTCTAGTGGTTGGGTATTATTTATTAACGGATATAGTTACTGTTTTTATAGATACGCCATTCTTTACAGAGCCGGGAGGTATTCTTGTTATTGCAAAAGGGGTAAAAGATTATTCGTTTAGTGAAATTGCTCAGATAGTAGAAAGTAATAATACCAAGTTGATTGGAGGGTTTATAACGGATTCAAGAAATGATGTTATTCAAGTTACTCTTAAAATTGGAGCGTCTAATTTGAATGAAATTATACAGACTTTTAGACGGTATAATTACACCATTTTGTTTGGAAACAATGATGATCAATTTTTAGAAGATTTAAAAGA